A genomic region of Mycobacterium sp. Aquia_213 contains the following coding sequences:
- a CDS encoding alpha-(1->6)-mannopyranosyltransferase A: MNASIETGLPTAKRSVGQRFSELKAFAAAPQARPAKLGFLGSVLITAGGLGAGSTKPHDPLLESIDMSWLRFGHGLVLSSILLWTGVALMLIAWLGLGRRVIAGETTEFMMRATTGFWLAPLLLSVPVFSRDTYSYLAQGALLRDGFDPYAVGPVANPNVLLDNVSPIWTITTAPYGPVFILIAKLVTVLVGNHVIAGTMLLRLCMLPGLALLIWAAPRLAHHIGTSGATALWICVLNPLVLIHLMGGVHNEMLMVGLMTAGIALTFARRHALGITLVTIAVAVKATAALALPFLVWVWMRHLRDQRGWRPLRAFAAATAMGLLIFVAVFGVLSVAAGVGLGWLTALAGSVKIINWLTVPTAAANVIHWVFNGFVPVNFYATLRITRLIGIAIIAVSLPLLWWRYRRDDRGALTGLAWSMLIVVLFVPAALPWYYSWPLAVASPLAQSRRAIAVIGGLSTWAMVIFKPDGSHGMYSWLHFSMATVAALIAWRVLYRTPEARAEQTEEPLAA; the protein is encoded by the coding sequence ATGAACGCGTCGATCGAAACCGGCCTGCCGACAGCGAAACGATCTGTTGGCCAGCGATTTTCGGAGCTAAAGGCGTTCGCCGCCGCGCCGCAGGCCCGCCCCGCGAAGTTGGGCTTCCTGGGTTCGGTGCTGATCACCGCCGGCGGCCTGGGGGCGGGAAGCACCAAGCCGCACGACCCCTTGCTGGAGTCGATCGACATGTCCTGGCTGCGTTTTGGCCACGGGCTGGTGCTGTCGTCGATTCTGTTGTGGACGGGCGTCGCGCTGATGCTGATCGCGTGGCTGGGGCTGGGCCGCCGCGTCATTGCCGGTGAAACCACCGAGTTCATGATGCGCGCCACCACCGGCTTTTGGTTGGCGCCGCTGCTGCTGTCGGTGCCGGTGTTCAGCCGCGACACGTATTCCTATCTGGCCCAGGGCGCGCTGCTGCGCGACGGCTTCGACCCCTACGCGGTCGGCCCGGTGGCGAACCCGAATGTGTTGCTGGACAACGTAAGCCCCATTTGGACGATCACCACCGCGCCATATGGTCCGGTGTTCATTCTCATCGCCAAGCTCGTCACGGTGCTGGTCGGCAATCATGTGATCGCCGGGACCATGCTGCTGCGGTTGTGCATGCTGCCCGGGCTGGCGCTGTTGATCTGGGCCGCTCCCCGACTGGCCCACCACATCGGCACCAGCGGCGCGACCGCGTTGTGGATCTGTGTGCTCAACCCGCTGGTGCTGATCCACCTGATGGGCGGGGTGCACAACGAGATGCTGATGGTGGGTCTGATGACCGCCGGGATCGCACTGACCTTCGCACGCCGCCATGCCCTGGGCATCACCCTGGTGACGATCGCGGTCGCGGTCAAAGCCACCGCCGCACTCGCGTTGCCGTTTCTGGTCTGGGTGTGGATGCGCCATCTGCGTGACCAGCGCGGATGGCGGCCGTTGCGGGCATTCGCGGCGGCCACCGCGATGGGCCTGCTGATCTTCGTCGCGGTGTTCGGCGTCTTGTCCGTGGCGGCCGGCGTCGGCCTGGGGTGGCTGACCGCGCTGGCCGGATCGGTGAAGATCATCAACTGGCTGACCGTGCCGACCGCGGCCGCGAACGTCATCCACTGGGTATTCAACGGCTTTGTCCCCGTTAACTTCTACGCCACGCTGCGGATCACCCGCTTGATCGGCATCGCGATCATCGCGGTGTCACTGCCGCTGTTGTGGTGGCGGTACCGGCGCGACGATCGGGGCGCGCTGACCGGCTTGGCGTGGTCGATGCTGATCGTGGTGCTGTTCGTGCCGGCCGCCCTGCCGTGGTACTACTCCTGGCCGCTGGCGGTGGCTTCGCCGCTGGCCCAGTCGCGACGGGCGATCGCCGTGATCGGCGGGCTCTCGACCTGGGCCATGGTGATCTTCAAGCCCGATGGATCGCACGGCATGTATTCCTGGCTGCACTTTTCGATGGCCACCGTGGCCGCGCTGATCGCCTGGCGGGTGCTGTACCGGACCCCGGAAGCGCGGGCCGAGCAGACCGAAGAACCGCTCGCCGCTTAG
- the idsA2 gene encoding bifunctional (2E,6E)-farnesyl/geranyl diphosphate synthase produces the protein MTGAIAEQLRQYLHARRGETAYIGGDYATLISALEDFVLNGGKRLRPAFAYWGWRAVADAEPDPQVLLLFSALELLHACALVHDDVIDDSSTRRGKPTVHVRFAALHRDRKWRGSADRFGISAAILLGDLALAWADDIVFGADLPPDTQRRVQRVWADIRTEVLSGQYLDIVAEASAAESIASAMNVDTFKTACYTVTRPLQLGAAAAADRPDVQAVFQQFGTDLGVAFQLRDDVLGVFGDPVVTGKPSGDDLRSGKRTVLLAEALELADKSNPLAANLLRTSIGVPLTDAQVAELRDVIESVGALAAAEQRIATLTQRALAALAAAPISAPAKAGLAELARVATDRSA, from the coding sequence TTGACCGGCGCGATTGCCGAGCAACTTCGCCAGTACTTGCATGCGCGGCGTGGCGAGACCGCTTACATCGGTGGCGACTACGCCACGTTGATCTCCGCCCTCGAAGACTTTGTGCTCAACGGGGGCAAACGGCTGCGGCCCGCCTTCGCCTATTGGGGGTGGCGCGCGGTGGCCGACGCGGAGCCCGATCCGCAAGTGCTGCTGCTGTTTTCCGCGCTGGAGCTGCTGCACGCCTGCGCGCTGGTGCACGACGACGTCATCGACGACTCCTCGACGCGACGCGGCAAGCCGACGGTGCACGTCCGGTTCGCGGCGCTGCACCGCGACCGCAAGTGGCGGGGCTCCGCGGACCGCTTCGGGATTTCGGCGGCCATTCTGCTCGGCGACCTGGCCCTGGCCTGGGCCGACGACATCGTGTTCGGCGCGGACCTGCCCCCCGACACGCAGCGACGAGTCCAGCGCGTCTGGGCCGACATCCGCACCGAAGTGCTGAGCGGGCAATACCTCGACATCGTCGCCGAGGCCAGCGCCGCCGAGTCGATCGCGTCGGCGATGAACGTCGACACGTTCAAGACCGCCTGCTACACGGTGACGCGACCGTTGCAGCTCGGCGCGGCGGCCGCCGCCGACCGCCCGGATGTGCAAGCCGTGTTTCAGCAGTTCGGGACCGACCTCGGCGTGGCGTTCCAACTTCGTGACGACGTGCTGGGCGTGTTCGGGGATCCGGTGGTGACGGGCAAGCCGTCCGGTGACGATTTACGCTCCGGCAAGCGCACCGTGCTGCTGGCCGAGGCTTTGGAGTTGGCGGATAAGTCAAATCCCTTGGCGGCCAACCTCTTACGGACCTCGATCGGTGTGCCGTTGACCGATGCGCAAGTAGCCGAGCTGCGCGACGTCATCGAGTCGGTGGGCGCGTTGGCCGCGGCCGAGCAACGCATTGCCACGTTGACCCAGCGAGCGCTGGCCGCGCTCGCCGCCGCACCCATCAGCGCGCCGGCCAAGGCCGGACTCGCAGAACTGGCCAGGGTGGCCACCGACAGGTCCGCCTGA
- a CDS encoding mycobacterial-type methylenetetrahydrofolate reductase produces MTLNTVALELVPPNVDEGRERALDEARKVLQYSAESGLAGRIRHVMIPGIIAEDDDRPIAMKPKFDVLDFWSVIKPELPGISGLCTQVTAFMDESTLRGRLNELTDAGMEGVVFVGVPRTMNDGEGSGVAPTDALSIYRDLVVNRGVILIPTREGEHGRFNFKCDQGATYGMTQLLYSDAIVGFLTDFAKTTDHRPEILLSFGFVPKMESKTGLINWLIQDPGNAAVAAEQEFVEELSGCEPPRKRQLMLDLYKRVVDGVAELGFPLSIHLEATYGLSGPAFATFAEMIDYWSPAQRV; encoded by the coding sequence GTGACGCTCAACACCGTCGCGCTCGAGCTGGTGCCGCCGAATGTGGACGAGGGTCGGGAGCGGGCGCTTGACGAGGCGCGCAAGGTATTGCAGTACTCCGCGGAATCCGGCCTCGCCGGCCGCATCCGCCACGTGATGATTCCCGGCATCATCGCCGAGGACGACGACCGACCCATCGCTATGAAGCCCAAGTTCGACGTGCTGGACTTCTGGTCCGTCATCAAGCCCGAATTGCCCGGGATCAGCGGTCTGTGCACACAGGTCACCGCGTTCATGGACGAGTCGACGCTGCGTGGACGGCTCAACGAGCTGACCGATGCGGGCATGGAAGGCGTGGTGTTCGTAGGCGTCCCGCGCACAATGAACGACGGCGAGGGCTCCGGCGTCGCGCCGACCGACGCCCTGTCGATCTATCGCGACCTGGTGGTTAATCGCGGAGTGATTCTGATCCCCACCCGCGAGGGTGAACACGGCCGGTTCAACTTCAAATGCGACCAGGGCGCCACCTATGGCATGACCCAGTTGCTGTATTCCGACGCGATCGTGGGCTTTCTGACCGACTTCGCCAAGACCACCGACCATCGGCCCGAGATCCTGCTGTCGTTCGGCTTCGTACCGAAGATGGAGAGCAAGACCGGCCTGATCAACTGGCTCATTCAGGACCCGGGCAACGCCGCGGTGGCCGCCGAGCAGGAGTTCGTCGAGGAGCTGTCCGGCTGCGAACCTCCCCGGAAGCGCCAGCTGATGCTTGACCTGTACAAGCGGGTGGTGGACGGCGTCGCCGAGCTGGGCTTTCCGCTGAGCATCCACCTCGAGGCGACGTACGGGCTGTCCGGCCCGGCGTTTGCGACGTTCGCCGAGATGATCGACTACTGGTCGCCTGCCCAGCGCGTTTAG
- a CDS encoding LppM family (lipo)protein, giving the protein MLMLLVPLATGCLRARASLTISPDDLVSGEIIAAAKPKTPKDTGPQLDSNNLPFSQKVAVSNYDSDGYVGSQAVFSDLTFGELPQLANMNSDAAGVNVSLRRNGNVVILEGRADLTSLTDPDADVELTVAFPGVVTSTNGDRVDPDAVSWKLKPGVVSTMTAQARYTDPNTRSFTGAGVWLGIASFAAAGVVALLAWMSRDRSERFTTPGNQPPS; this is encoded by the coding sequence ATGCTGATGCTGCTGGTGCCCCTGGCGACCGGATGCCTGCGGGCCCGGGCCTCGCTGACCATCTCGCCCGACGACCTGGTGTCCGGGGAGATCATCGCGGCCGCCAAGCCGAAAACTCCCAAGGACACCGGTCCGCAGCTCGACAGCAACAACTTGCCGTTCAGCCAGAAGGTCGCGGTGTCGAACTATGACAGCGACGGCTACGTGGGGTCGCAGGCGGTGTTCTCCGATTTGACGTTCGGCGAGCTGCCGCAGCTGGCCAACATGAATTCCGACGCCGCCGGCGTGAACGTCTCGCTGCGCCGCAACGGCAACGTGGTGATCCTGGAAGGCCGCGCGGACCTGACGTCGCTGACCGATCCGGACGCCGACGTCGAGCTGACGGTCGCCTTTCCCGGCGTCGTGACGTCGACCAACGGTGACCGCGTCGATCCCGATGCGGTGTCGTGGAAGCTCAAGCCGGGCGTGGTGAGCACGATGACCGCCCAGGCCCGCTACACCGATCCGAACACCCGGTCCTTCACCGGCGCGGGGGTATGGCTGGGTATCGCGTCGTTCGCGGCGGCGGGTGTGGTCGCGCTACTGGCCTGGATGAGCCGGGATCGCTCCGAGCGGTTCACCACACCGGGCAATCAGCCGCCGAGCTAA
- a CDS encoding GNAT family N-acetyltransferase yields MAIFLIDLPPSDMERRLSDALGVYVDAMRYPRGTENQRAAMWLEHIRRHGWQAAAAVEADAPAGGDVPPASELCDAPLLGVAYGYPGAPGQWWQQQVVLGMQRGGLPAQEIAQLMNSYFELTELHIHPHAQGRGIGEALARRLLAGRCERNVLLSTPETNGEANRAWRLYRRLGFNDIIRRYHFAGDPRAFAILGRPLPL; encoded by the coding sequence TTGGCGATATTCCTCATCGATCTGCCGCCGAGCGATATGGAGCGCCGTCTCAGCGACGCGCTGGGGGTCTACGTCGACGCGATGCGGTACCCGCGCGGCACCGAGAACCAACGCGCCGCCATGTGGCTCGAACACATCCGCCGACATGGGTGGCAGGCGGCCGCCGCGGTCGAGGCGGACGCGCCGGCGGGCGGCGATGTGCCGCCGGCGTCGGAACTCTGCGATGCGCCGTTGCTCGGGGTCGCCTATGGCTACCCGGGAGCACCCGGACAATGGTGGCAGCAACAGGTTGTCTTGGGGATGCAACGCGGCGGCCTGCCGGCCCAGGAGATCGCGCAGCTGATGAACAGCTATTTCGAGCTGACCGAACTGCACATTCATCCGCACGCCCAGGGCCGCGGCATCGGCGAGGCACTGGCCCGCCGGCTGCTCGCCGGCCGCTGCGAGCGCAACGTCCTGCTCTCGACGCCGGAAACCAACGGCGAGGCCAATCGCGCCTGGCGGTTGTATCGGCGGCTGGGCTTCAACGACATCATCCGGCGCTACCACTTCGCCGGTGACCCACGGGCATTCGCGATCCTGGGCCGCCCGCTGCCGCTCTAA
- a CDS encoding DUF3040 domain-containing protein, with amino-acid sequence MPLSDHEQRMLDQIESALYAEDPKFASSVRGGGFRAPTARRRLQGAALFVIGLAMLVSGVAFKATMIGSFPILSVVGFIVMFGGVVFAITGPRMSSRPNQSGPVQGSRQRRNKGGGGSFTSRMEDRFRRRFDE; translated from the coding sequence ATGCCACTCTCCGATCATGAGCAGCGGATGCTCGATCAGATCGAGAGCGCGCTCTACGCCGAGGATCCCAAGTTCGCTTCGAGCGTACGTGGTGGGGGGTTCCGCGCACCGACCGCGCGACGCCGTCTGCAGGGTGCGGCTCTCTTCGTTATCGGTCTGGCGATGCTGGTTTCCGGCGTGGCGTTCAAGGCCACGATGATTGGCAGCTTCCCGATTCTCAGCGTCGTGGGCTTCATTGTGATGTTCGGTGGTGTGGTGTTCGCCATCACCGGTCCGCGGATGTCGAGCCGCCCCAACCAGTCCGGGCCGGTGCAGGGCTCTCGCCAACGTCGCAACAAGGGTGGCGGGGGCTCGTTCACCAGCCGCATGGAAGATCGCTTCCGCCGGCGCTTCGACGAGTAG